In a single window of the Niabella ginsenosidivorans genome:
- a CDS encoding serine hydrolase domain-containing protein: protein MMRFPFFLYLLLAMTMLNGLASANAQGFDAALEKLVARQYASAAAPGAAVFVLQGKDRFVKGYGLADLTKRLPVTPQTQFRLASVSKQFTARSIYELIRSGKLQYTTALGTLFNDLPKAVRAITVRQLLQHCSGILDYENLIPADQHAQLSDEDVLRLIQTKDSVYFQPGSKFRYSNTGYCLLALIVQKLGGMRYEDFVKQQVFDPLALNEALVAHPGVFIPHRAYGYHPEGNGFRFADQSLTSATKGDGGVYMSVEAYARWARVLIESATDSNGYFNTIIKDPFPVKDGIGYNLGWFICTEADGSTAVFHSGESTGFHNIVYINPHKNTMVIIFSNRDDFKIAALFQDITAQVGIGPKALAIAHTPLFNWLNSLYAEQ, encoded by the coding sequence ATGATGCGGTTCCCGTTTTTTTTATACCTGTTATTGGCAATGACCATGTTGAATGGATTAGCATCGGCAAACGCGCAGGGTTTTGATGCTGCCCTGGAAAAGCTTGTAGCGAGACAATATGCTTCGGCGGCAGCGCCCGGCGCTGCGGTATTTGTTCTGCAGGGTAAAGATCGTTTTGTAAAAGGCTATGGTCTGGCCGATCTTACGAAGAGGCTCCCCGTTACACCACAAACCCAGTTCCGGCTGGCATCTGTAAGCAAGCAGTTTACCGCAAGGAGTATTTATGAGCTGATCAGGAGCGGGAAGCTTCAGTATACTACCGCATTGGGCACGCTTTTTAATGATCTGCCAAAAGCCGTTCGGGCCATTACTGTCCGGCAACTGCTGCAACATTGCTCCGGTATCCTGGATTATGAAAATTTAATTCCTGCTGATCAGCATGCACAACTGTCGGATGAGGACGTGCTGCGGCTGATCCAGACAAAAGATTCGGTTTACTTTCAGCCGGGGTCCAAGTTCCGCTACAGTAATACGGGGTATTGTTTACTGGCATTGATTGTACAAAAGCTGGGCGGGATGCGGTATGAAGATTTTGTAAAGCAACAGGTCTTTGATCCGTTAGCGCTCAACGAAGCGCTTGTTGCACACCCGGGGGTGTTCATCCCGCATCGCGCTTATGGCTATCACCCGGAAGGGAATGGGTTCCGGTTTGCGGACCAGAGCCTTACCAGCGCTACAAAAGGGGATGGAGGCGTGTATATGTCTGTAGAAGCCTATGCGCGCTGGGCCCGGGTGCTTATAGAATCGGCAACTGACTCTAACGGTTATTTTAACACGATTATCAAAGATCCTTTTCCTGTAAAGGATGGTATTGGTTATAACCTGGGCTGGTTTATTTGCACGGAAGCAGACGGAAGCACCGCTGTTTTTCACTCTGGTGAAAGTACAGGCTTCCACAATATTGTTTATATCAATCCCCATAAAAATACAATGGTGATCATCTTTTCGAACCGGGATGATTTTAAGATCGCTGCCCTTTTCCAGGATATTACAGCTCAGGTGGGCATAGGCCCGAAAGCATTGGCCATTGCACATACACCGCTCTTTAACTGGCTGAACAGCCTGTATGCAGAGCAGTAG
- a CDS encoding EcsC family protein encodes MKRWQLKMQRPPGILNRVSKGTQDKINALIPEKIHQAITVVVKQMIRGVLFGARYTTGKPLKDVPLIIREQKVKERIELYRNTAAIEGGITGAGGLLLGLADFPLLLALKLKLLYEIASIYGFDLKDYKERVYLLRIFELAFSGAQHRNTIYRKIADWEVNSRSMPERADDFDWRKFQQEYRDYLDLAKMAQLLPVIGAPVGLIANYSLVKKLGKTAMNAYRMRLLGHPDDLMK; translated from the coding sequence ATGAAGCGCTGGCAACTGAAGATGCAGCGGCCGCCGGGTATTTTGAACCGTGTTTCAAAAGGCACGCAGGATAAGATCAATGCGCTCATTCCTGAAAAGATACACCAGGCAATAACAGTGGTCGTAAAACAAATGATCCGGGGAGTTTTGTTTGGTGCAAGGTATACAACAGGCAAACCGTTAAAAGATGTGCCTCTTATTATAAGGGAGCAAAAAGTAAAAGAGCGGATTGAGCTCTACAGGAATACGGCAGCTATAGAAGGAGGCATTACCGGTGCGGGAGGATTGCTGCTGGGTTTGGCCGATTTTCCGCTGCTGCTGGCTTTAAAACTGAAATTGCTTTATGAAATAGCTTCCATTTATGGCTTTGACCTGAAGGATTATAAGGAAAGGGTATATCTGCTGCGTATTTTTGAGCTGGCTTTTTCTGGCGCCCAGCACCGGAACACTATTTACAGGAAAATTGCAGACTGGGAGGTAAATTCACGGTCAATGCCGGAGCGCGCGGATGATTTTGACTGGCGGAAATTCCAGCAGGAGTACCGCGATTACCTGGATCTGGCTAAAATGGCGCAGCTGTTGCCTGTGATCGGTGCGCCTGTTGGGCTGATCGCCAATTACAGCCTGGTAAAGAAACTGGGAAAAACAGCTATGAACGCTTACCGGATGCGGCTTCTGGGGCATCCTGACGATTTGATGAAATAA
- a CDS encoding cation:proton antiporter, which produces MLLNITDITLPITDPILKYLIVILVVLLAPILLNKLKIPHLIGLIIAGALMGPNGFGVLDRDSSIVVSGTTGLLYIMFLAGLEIDLIEFKKNKWKSITFGMYTFCIPMILGTLGSYYLLHFDWMTSILLGSLISSHTLLAYPIVSKLGIAKDKAVNITVGGTMITDTLALLVLAVIVGMTKGAVNTAFWLRLTLSILAFGLIVLLVFPIIGRWFFKKVPDKISQFIFVLVMVYLSAVLAELAGVEGIIGAFLAGLALNRLIPSTSPLMNRVEFVGNALFIPFFLISVGMLIDFRAFVKGTETIKVAAVLTLGVILAKYLAAWATSGTFKLTKNQRSIIFSLSLAQAAATLAAVMVGYNIIISETPDGEPVRLLNEAVLNGSILVILVTCTIASLVAQKSGEKIAAEMDVKKEDTDNNSEDEEKILIATNSLEKTEQLVQLALSIRPGYKEDQLYALNIINKQDAPDESDKTGKKILELAVQTGAAADIKVNDIIRYDDDIVNGITGELKANKITDLILGFSTKPYSSAKNRDFMKGILENERITTYVYNPVQPLSTIKKNIVVIPRNAEKEAGFSYWLTNIWSLAKHCGGGIKFFAPLNIAPLLNNLNEKNPIDYSLEEFLYWEDILILSREITRNDLITFVLSRPEHRSYNQHMDKMFAYLDKYFRANNFLLVYPIQPKPEEADDFYIKDNTFLNPTVDLQGLGKDIGSLFNRQKNRP; this is translated from the coding sequence ATGTTATTAAATATTACGGACATTACGCTGCCTATTACCGATCCGATCCTGAAGTATCTGATCGTAATACTCGTGGTATTACTGGCACCTATTCTTCTGAACAAACTAAAGATCCCGCATCTTATCGGACTGATCATTGCCGGTGCGCTGATGGGCCCGAACGGGTTTGGCGTGCTGGACAGGGACAGCAGCATTGTGGTTTCGGGCACTACCGGCCTGCTTTATATCATGTTCCTTGCCGGCCTGGAAATTGATCTTATTGAGTTTAAGAAAAACAAATGGAAAAGTATCACATTTGGTATGTACACCTTTTGCATCCCGATGATACTGGGCACACTGGGCAGCTATTACCTGCTCCATTTTGACTGGATGACCTCCATTTTATTAGGCAGCTTAATTTCATCCCATACGCTGCTTGCCTATCCTATTGTTAGCAAATTAGGCATTGCAAAAGATAAAGCCGTAAATATTACGGTTGGCGGTACCATGATTACCGATACGCTGGCCTTACTGGTTTTAGCCGTAATTGTAGGAATGACCAAAGGTGCCGTCAATACCGCTTTCTGGCTGCGGTTAACCCTGTCTATCCTGGCATTTGGGTTGATCGTATTGCTCGTGTTCCCGATCATTGGCCGGTGGTTCTTTAAGAAAGTGCCCGATAAGATTTCGCAGTTCATATTTGTGCTGGTAATGGTCTATCTCAGCGCAGTGTTAGCAGAGCTTGCAGGCGTGGAAGGCATCATAGGTGCTTTTCTTGCCGGTTTGGCGCTGAACCGGCTGATACCGTCTACATCACCACTGATGAACCGGGTGGAGTTTGTAGGCAATGCCTTATTCATCCCATTCTTCCTGATCAGTGTGGGCATGCTGATCGATTTCAGGGCTTTTGTAAAAGGAACGGAAACCATTAAAGTAGCCGCAGTATTAACGCTGGGTGTGATTCTTGCAAAATATCTGGCGGCATGGGCAACCTCCGGAACTTTTAAGCTGACAAAAAATCAAAGGAGCATTATCTTTTCCTTAAGCCTTGCACAGGCAGCCGCAACGCTGGCAGCAGTTATGGTGGGGTATAATATTATTATTTCTGAAACACCCGATGGAGAGCCGGTACGCCTTCTTAACGAAGCCGTGCTCAACGGCTCCATCCTGGTCATTCTGGTTACCTGTACCATTGCTTCATTGGTAGCGCAAAAGAGCGGTGAAAAAATCGCTGCTGAAATGGATGTGAAAAAAGAGGATACTGACAACAACAGCGAAGATGAGGAAAAGATCCTTATAGCTACCAATTCGTTAGAAAAAACAGAGCAATTGGTTCAACTGGCGCTTAGCATCAGGCCCGGGTATAAGGAGGACCAGCTCTATGCATTGAACATTATTAACAAGCAGGACGCGCCCGATGAGTCAGACAAAACAGGAAAAAAAATACTGGAGCTGGCCGTTCAGACAGGTGCGGCGGCAGATATAAAAGTAAACGATATTATCCGGTATGATGATGATATTGTGAATGGTATTACAGGAGAGCTTAAAGCAAACAAAATAACAGACCTGATACTGGGGTTCAGTACCAAACCCTACAGCTCGGCAAAGAACAGGGATTTTATGAAAGGGATCCTGGAAAATGAAAGGATCACCACTTATGTATATAATCCTGTGCAGCCCCTGTCAACCATAAAAAAGAATATTGTGGTCATACCCAGGAATGCCGAAAAGGAAGCGGGCTTTTCCTATTGGCTCACTAATATCTGGAGCCTTGCCAAGCACTGCGGCGGAGGTATCAAATTTTTTGCGCCCCTCAATATTGCCCCCCTGCTCAACAATCTTAACGAAAAGAACCCGATCGACTATAGCCTCGAAGAATTTCTTTATTGGGAGGATATCCTGATCCTGTCCAGAGAAATAACCCGCAATGACCTCATTACTTTTGTACTGAGCAGGCCTGAGCACCGCTCGTATAATCAGCATATGGATAAAATGTTCGCCTACCTGGATAAATACTTCAGGGCCAACAATTTCCTCCTTGTTTATCCGATACAACCCAAACCGGAAGAGGCTGATGACTTTTATATAAAAGACAACACCTTTCTAAACCCGACAGTGGATCTGCAGGGACTGGGGAAAGATATAGGCAGCTTATTTAACCGGCAAAAAAACAGGCCATAG
- a CDS encoding 2'-5' RNA ligase family protein: protein MLKLLALCKTVFMQSVDLIKAVAVAEYLLLLEPHEDLSNRIVQEKHLFYEKYKAAEAIRGKPHITLVHYRHYEEAEERIRQKLRIRAKEWSPFCVELMNYGSFPAHTIYINIASRLSIQHLVKSIRTDAQALMKLDKDNKPHFILEPHITIARRLKPWQYESGWLEYSNKSFSGKFIAGHMTLLKRAGQELPYKMVERFQFRGMPVLPRQGQMF, encoded by the coding sequence ATGCTAAAATTATTAGCTTTGTGCAAAACTGTTTTTATGCAAAGCGTGGATCTTATAAAAGCGGTGGCCGTTGCTGAATATCTTTTACTCCTGGAACCTCACGAGGATCTCTCTAACCGTATTGTTCAGGAAAAACATTTGTTTTATGAAAAATACAAAGCGGCGGAGGCTATACGGGGCAAGCCGCACATTACACTGGTGCATTACAGGCACTATGAAGAGGCGGAAGAGCGCATCCGTCAAAAGCTGCGCATCAGGGCAAAGGAGTGGTCGCCTTTTTGTGTGGAGCTGATGAATTACGGAAGTTTTCCGGCGCATACTATTTATATCAATATAGCATCACGGCTGAGTATTCAGCACCTGGTAAAAAGTATCCGCACCGATGCACAGGCCCTTATGAAACTGGATAAGGACAATAAGCCCCATTTTATCCTGGAGCCACACATTACCATAGCCCGCAGGTTAAAACCCTGGCAGTATGAAAGTGGCTGGCTGGAATACAGTAATAAAAGCTTCAGCGGAAAATTTATAGCCGGTCACATGACCTTGCTGAAAAGAGCAGGCCAGGAATTACCTTATAAAATGGTAGAGCGGTTTCAGTTCCGGGGCATGCCGGTATTGCCCAGACAGGGCCAGATGTTTTAG
- a CDS encoding sodium:solute symporter family transporter → MKTTDYLVFFIYFIVVASYGYWVYRRKNKESVSASHDYFLAEGSLTWWAIGASLIASNISAEQMIGMSGSGFKLGLAIATYEWMAAATLIIVAVFFMPVYLKNKIFTMPQFLSQRYNEKVAIIMAVFWLVLYIVVNLMSILYLGALAISGISGIDLHICILALAIFAIIITLGGMKVIGFTDVVQVFFLVLGGLVATYIALNLISGGKGIGAGFGILQSKAPEHFHMIFRKDNPNYIDLPGLSVLIGGMWITNLSYWGCNQYITQRALGASLPVARKGLLFAGFLKMLMPVIVVLPGIAVYYIVKENLGGITGNQLLTATGVQDPNKAYPALISLLPAGLKGLSFAALTAAIVASLAGKANSIATIFSLDIYKKVFNKSASDKHLVGVGKTTVVVSMLLAVLLSLVIGDALMGEGKQGFQYIQEYTGFVSPGIFAMFIFGFFWKKTTSNAALFATIGGFIVSVILKFLPQMVDLSPLYSIGWAVQNSGGVYEIPFLDRMAIVFVVCTIGMYFISISDRKRGIIAKGLEVDAAMFKTSTGFTIGALIIVALLAALYTVYW, encoded by the coding sequence ATGAAAACGACGGATTACCTTGTTTTTTTCATCTATTTTATTGTTGTAGCCTCGTACGGGTATTGGGTTTACCGTCGGAAAAATAAAGAAAGCGTTTCTGCTTCTCATGATTATTTCCTGGCGGAAGGTTCACTAACCTGGTGGGCCATTGGCGCCTCCCTGATTGCTTCTAATATCTCTGCAGAGCAAATGATCGGGATGAGCGGCTCCGGTTTTAAGCTGGGGTTAGCGATTGCTACCTATGAGTGGATGGCTGCTGCCACACTGATAATCGTGGCCGTGTTCTTTATGCCGGTATATCTGAAAAATAAGATCTTTACAATGCCGCAATTTCTCAGCCAGCGTTATAATGAAAAGGTGGCCATTATTATGGCGGTCTTCTGGCTTGTTCTGTATATTGTGGTGAACCTTATGTCCATCCTGTATCTGGGAGCATTGGCCATTAGTGGTATCTCCGGTATAGATCTGCACATCTGTATTTTAGCGCTGGCCATTTTTGCAATTATCATTACGCTGGGTGGGATGAAGGTGATTGGGTTTACAGATGTCGTTCAGGTCTTTTTCCTGGTATTAGGAGGGCTGGTAGCCACTTATATTGCATTGAACCTGATCTCCGGCGGAAAAGGTATTGGTGCCGGCTTTGGCATTCTGCAATCAAAAGCACCTGAGCATTTTCATATGATCTTCAGAAAGGACAACCCCAACTATATAGACCTGCCGGGCCTCAGCGTTTTAATTGGCGGAATGTGGATCACCAACCTCAGCTATTGGGGGTGTAACCAGTATATTACCCAGCGTGCGTTGGGCGCTTCCTTGCCTGTTGCCCGCAAAGGGTTATTATTTGCCGGATTTTTAAAAATGTTGATGCCGGTTATTGTAGTGCTTCCCGGTATTGCGGTGTATTATATTGTAAAAGAAAACCTTGGCGGCATTACTGGCAATCAGTTGCTCACAGCTACCGGTGTTCAGGATCCTAATAAGGCTTATCCTGCATTAATAAGCCTGCTGCCTGCGGGGCTGAAGGGGCTGTCCTTTGCCGCGCTTACTGCGGCCATCGTTGCCTCACTTGCCGGCAAGGCAAACAGCATTGCCACCATCTTTTCGTTGGATATTTATAAAAAAGTGTTCAATAAAAGTGCTTCCGATAAGCACCTGGTAGGCGTGGGAAAAACAACCGTTGTGGTTTCCATGCTACTGGCAGTATTGCTTTCATTGGTTATAGGAGATGCGTTAATGGGCGAGGGCAAACAGGGATTCCAGTACATTCAGGAATATACCGGTTTTGTATCTCCCGGTATTTTTGCCATGTTCATATTCGGCTTTTTCTGGAAGAAAACAACATCCAATGCTGCCTTGTTTGCTACTATCGGCGGGTTCATTGTATCCGTGATATTGAAATTCCTGCCTCAGATGGTCGATCTGTCGCCTCTTTATTCTATCGGCTGGGCAGTACAAAACTCCGGCGGGGTATACGAAATACCTTTCCTGGATCGTATGGCCATCGTATTTGTGGTGTGCACAATCGGCATGTATTTCATCAGTATTTCCGACCGGAAAAGAGGTATTATAGCCAAAGGCCTGGAAGTAGACGCCGCTATGTTTAAAACATCAACAGGCTTTACGATCGGGGCGTTGATTATCGTAGCATTGCTGGCAGCTCTTTATACGGTGTACTGGTAA
- a CDS encoding NADP-dependent isocitrate dehydrogenase, giving the protein MKIAVAKGDGIGPEIMDAVINIFKAAAVPLEYAYVEMGKWVFDKGFNNGMTDEAKKSIEELGILFKGPMETPKGKGVKSINVTARKTWNTYANKRVFQTLHGVDTVFSKAGIPIDITIVRENIEDTYGGIEHMLTHDVALSRRFITRPGSMQVIRYAFEMARQKNARRITCGHKANIMKITDGLFLECFYEVAKEYPALKADDVIVDDLCMKLVVQPNNFDVVVLTNLQGDIVSDLCAGLVGGLGFAPSANIGDHICIFEAVHGTAPDIAGKNIANPTALLLSGITMLRHLGLLEKAAQIENALLYTLEQGVHTGDFGNTSVPPVNTTEFANTIIANIGKKPQLNAKPELADVASSCTVLHQEKNIMLESKETSQEKIVGVDLFIESSELPEVIAQKSQRHAGVKFRIVNVSNRGTQVWPTGSVYTDLVNQYNVRFESIDDLPLNQQDVIGLYVSMSGDFKICSLELLNEWDGKKAYSLAQGQ; this is encoded by the coding sequence ATGAAAATTGCAGTAGCAAAAGGTGATGGGATCGGTCCTGAAATTATGGATGCAGTTATCAATATTTTTAAAGCCGCAGCTGTGCCTTTAGAATACGCGTATGTGGAAATGGGCAAATGGGTATTTGACAAAGGCTTTAACAACGGCATGACGGATGAAGCCAAAAAGAGCATTGAAGAGCTGGGCATCCTGTTCAAAGGCCCTATGGAAACGCCAAAGGGAAAAGGAGTAAAAAGTATTAATGTAACGGCAAGAAAAACCTGGAACACCTATGCCAATAAAAGGGTTTTCCAGACATTGCACGGGGTGGACACCGTTTTCAGCAAAGCGGGCATTCCCATTGATATTACTATTGTGCGCGAAAATATTGAAGACACTTATGGCGGCATTGAGCACATGCTGACGCATGATGTGGCCTTAAGCCGCCGCTTTATTACGCGCCCGGGCAGCATGCAGGTGATCCGTTATGCTTTTGAAATGGCCCGGCAGAAAAATGCCCGCAGGATCACCTGTGGCCATAAGGCAAACATCATGAAAATAACCGACGGCCTGTTCCTGGAATGCTTTTATGAAGTGGCCAAAGAATATCCTGCACTGAAAGCCGATGATGTTATTGTTGATGACCTGTGCATGAAGCTGGTGGTACAGCCCAATAATTTTGATGTGGTGGTGCTTACCAACCTGCAGGGCGATATCGTATCTGATCTTTGCGCCGGTTTAGTGGGCGGACTGGGCTTTGCTCCATCCGCAAATATTGGCGATCACATCTGCATCTTTGAAGCCGTACATGGCACAGCACCGGATATTGCGGGTAAGAATATTGCCAACCCAACGGCCTTACTGCTGAGCGGCATTACAATGCTGCGCCACCTGGGTCTTCTGGAAAAAGCCGCACAGATTGAAAATGCCTTATTGTATACCCTGGAGCAGGGGGTGCACACGGGTGATTTTGGGAATACATCTGTTCCGCCGGTCAACACAACGGAATTTGCCAATACCATTATCGCGAATATCGGCAAAAAACCACAGCTGAATGCAAAGCCGGAACTGGCCGACGTCGCCAGCTCCTGCACGGTACTGCACCAGGAAAAAAATATCATGCTGGAATCAAAAGAAACCAGCCAGGAAAAAATTGTGGGCGTGGATCTGTTTATTGAAAGCTCAGAACTGCCTGAGGTCATTGCTCAGAAATCACAGCGCCACGCCGGTGTAAAGTTCAGGATCGTAAACGTCAGTAACCGCGGCACACAGGTATGGCCTACGGGATCCGTATATACCGATCTTGTGAATCAATACAATGTTCGTTTTGAAAGCATCGATGACCTGCCGTTGAACCAGCAGGATGTCATTGGCCTGTATGTAAGCATGAGCGGCGATTTTAAGATCTGCTCGCTGGAATTGCTGAATGAATGGGACGGGAAAAAAGCATACAGCCTGGCACAGGGGCAGTAA
- a CDS encoding cupin domain-containing protein produces the protein MSGVLIALHKDTVMQKHKAKGIISAQVLEGHIRFATNDPTTSLLEEAMITLHKDVEHSVTAIEPTMFHLTISG, from the coding sequence ATGAGCGGGGTATTGATTGCATTGCACAAAGATACTGTTATGCAAAAGCACAAAGCAAAAGGCATCATTAGCGCACAGGTACTTGAGGGGCATATCCGTTTCGCTACGAATGACCCAACGACCTCATTACTGGAAGAAGCCATGATAACGTTGCATAAAGATGTTGAACATAGTGTAACTGCGATAGAGCCCACCATGTTCCACCTGACAATTTCCGGCTGA
- a CDS encoding PA0069 family radical SAM protein yields MKNNEQNKGASFNDAGKTAVNKLQQDHFKVTASKKDETLQYHQGRGAQINTRNRFLKNETVKEHVEAIDDWEEPDLSTQYIEQEAKSIVNKVESPDVGMGYSMNAYAGCEHGCIYCYARNVHEYWGYSAGLDFEQKIIVKKNAAQLLRKQLMHPRWEPIPIMLSGNTDCYQPAEKKYRLTRGLLEVCNEFNQPVGILTKNAGILRDKDVLQEMAKKNIVRAMVSVTSFNEELRRVMEPRTTTAMQRLRVIEELSKAGVTMGIMMGPMIPGLNDHEMQRIMKAAADRGATFTAYTFIRLNGAIKFLFHDWLYKNFPDRADKIWHMIEQSHNGKVNDSRWGLRMRGEGSIAQIIAQQYAKYGKLYKMNEGETGLDRSAFRRPGQQGTLF; encoded by the coding sequence ATGAAAAATAACGAACAAAATAAAGGAGCTTCTTTTAATGATGCCGGTAAGACCGCAGTTAACAAATTGCAACAGGATCATTTTAAAGTTACAGCTTCTAAGAAGGACGAAACACTGCAGTATCATCAGGGCCGTGGCGCGCAGATCAATACGCGCAACCGCTTTCTGAAAAATGAAACGGTAAAAGAACATGTGGAGGCTATTGATGACTGGGAAGAGCCCGACCTGTCCACACAATACATAGAACAGGAAGCAAAAAGCATTGTCAATAAGGTGGAAAGTCCGGATGTGGGCATGGGGTATAGTATGAACGCCTATGCAGGCTGTGAGCATGGCTGTATCTATTGTTATGCCCGCAATGTGCATGAATACTGGGGATATAGCGCCGGGCTTGATTTTGAGCAGAAGATCATTGTTAAAAAAAATGCCGCCCAGCTGCTGCGCAAGCAACTGATGCATCCCAGGTGGGAACCTATTCCCATCATGCTGAGCGGGAATACAGATTGCTATCAGCCCGCAGAAAAAAAATACCGGCTTACAAGAGGGCTGCTGGAAGTATGCAATGAATTCAACCAGCCTGTTGGCATTCTTACAAAGAACGCCGGTATTCTCAGGGATAAGGATGTGCTGCAGGAAATGGCAAAGAAAAATATCGTGCGGGCTATGGTGTCTGTAACTTCTTTTAATGAAGAGCTGAGAAGGGTAATGGAACCCCGCACCACCACGGCGATGCAGCGGTTAAGGGTGATTGAAGAATTAAGCAAAGCAGGCGTTACCATGGGCATTATGATGGGGCCGATGATACCCGGTTTAAATGATCATGAGATGCAGCGCATCATGAAAGCGGCGGCAGACAGAGGCGCTACGTTTACGGCCTATACTTTTATCCGGCTGAACGGGGCCATCAAGTTCTTATTTCATGACTGGCTGTATAAGAACTTCCCGGACAGGGCCGATAAGATCTGGCATATGATCGAGCAGAGCCATAATGGCAAGGTAAATGATTCCCGATGGGGCCTGCGCATGCGCGGGGAGGGGAGCATTGCACAGATCATTGCCCAGCAATATGCCAAATACGGAAAGCTGTATAAAATGAATGAAGGAGAAACGGGCCTCGACCGGAGCGCATTCCGGCGACCGGGGCAGCAGGGAACACTTTTTTAG
- the apaG gene encoding Co2+/Mg2+ efflux protein ApaG translates to MSSLISAGIHVSVEVFYQPEYSNALQSEFMFAYRITLENYNAFSVKLLRRSWYIFDSNGSYRQVEGEGVVGVQPVLAPGETYQYMSGCNLRSEMGKMKGSYEMENQDSHQLFSVEIPEFEMLAPSKLN, encoded by the coding sequence ATGAGCAGCTTAATTTCAGCCGGTATACATGTAAGCGTTGAGGTATTTTATCAGCCGGAATACAGCAATGCTTTGCAATCTGAATTTATGTTTGCCTATCGCATTACTCTGGAAAATTATAATGCCTTTTCGGTAAAACTATTGCGCAGGAGCTGGTATATTTTTGACAGCAACGGAAGCTACAGACAGGTAGAAGGGGAAGGTGTTGTAGGCGTTCAGCCGGTGCTGGCGCCCGGTGAAACCTATCAGTATATGAGCGGGTGCAACCTGCGCTCGGAAATGGGAAAAATGAAAGGCTCTTATGAAATGGAAAACCAGGATTCGCATCAACTGTTCTCTGTTGAAATTCCTGAATTTGAAATGCTGGCCCCTTCAAAATTGAATTGA
- a CDS encoding SMP-30/gluconolactonase/LRE family protein, with product MKIRKWILLLALPAFTITGFGQHTIVQKWTTTDSIPVPESVVPVANKNELYVSLIDGNGNEKDGKGGVGIITKNGAVKDLNWVTGLNAPKGLGLYKKRLYVADLTDVVVIDTKEGKVIKKIPVPDAVFLNDITIDSKGVIYVSDTRKHKIYRIINDQPELYLDSATNANGLKAIGTDLYVLAGKELWKLDRNKRKTIVASGFEQGGDGLEPAGNGDFLVTCWPGIIYYVHANGQFDKLLDVQGRMNTADLFYEAATKTLYIPTFNNYSVVAYELK from the coding sequence ATGAAAATAAGAAAATGGATTCTCCTGCTTGCCCTGCCGGCCTTTACCATTACCGGTTTCGGGCAGCATACCATTGTGCAGAAATGGACGACCACAGACTCCATTCCTGTTCCGGAATCAGTAGTGCCGGTTGCCAATAAAAACGAATTATACGTTTCTCTTATTGATGGCAATGGCAATGAAAAAGATGGCAAAGGAGGGGTGGGCATCATCACCAAAAATGGTGCTGTAAAGGATCTTAACTGGGTTACCGGCCTAAATGCGCCTAAAGGGCTGGGACTGTATAAAAAACGGTTATACGTTGCGGATCTTACTGATGTAGTGGTCATTGATACCAAAGAAGGCAAGGTGATCAAAAAAATTCCGGTTCCTGATGCCGTTTTCCTTAATGATATTACCATAGACAGCAAAGGAGTGATATATGTTTCTGATACCCGCAAGCACAAGATCTACAGGATCATCAATGACCAGCCGGAATTATACCTCGATAGTGCAACCAACGCAAACGGGCTAAAGGCAATAGGAACCGATCTATATGTTTTAGCCGGTAAAGAACTCTGGAAACTGGACAGGAACAAGCGTAAAACCATCGTCGCTTCAGGCTTTGAGCAGGGAGGTGATGGCCTGGAACCTGCCGGCAATGGTGATTTCCTGGTTACCTGCTGGCCGGGCATTATCTACTACGTTCACGCTAACGGGCAGTTTGATAAACTGCTGGATGTGCAGGGGCGCATGAACACTGCTGATCTCTTTTATGAGGCCGCCACAAAAACACTTTACATACCCACTTTTAATAATTACAGCGTGGTGGCCTATGAATTGAAATAA